The Ficedula albicollis isolate OC2 unplaced genomic scaffold, FicAlb1.5 N01010, whole genome shotgun sequence genome segment TGCTCTTCTGCTTTCAGGAGTCTTATCGTAGATGGATTTTCTGATAGTCCAGGCAAGATGTTCAATTTCTTAATGGCCTCTGACTCTACAACAGCTATTCCAAAAGCCCACCTGAGTCCCTCTGGGTCTTTGTAATAGCCATTCTAGAGGAAGTCTATGCCTAGAATGCACCATTCCTCTGGGCCAGTTACAACTGGATGTTTCTGCCACTCTCCCCAGCAGAGTCAGTTCCTGCAATCCCCCATCACCCCAGCAATAGAAATAGGTTCTGCCCCCACATGTCCCGATGATATCTGGGTACACCATGCACCAGTCTTAACTAATGCCTCATATTTTTGTGGCTGTTATGTGCCAGGCCATCAGATCTACACTGTCTAAAAGACCTGGGATTCCTATGCATCTCCCTGGCTAGAGGCAGGGACACTCAAGCCCTGGctatgatattttttttttcttgggcaTACATACGAGATGTTTTTCTAAGGGGGTCTGACAGatcattttcccttctgtaaTACCTGGCAGCTTGGATATGGGAGGATGAGGCTGCCTTCACTTTAGTAGAACTTCCTTGATTAATGTTTCCCTCCCTGAGCTGATGcacctgtgctgccaggaaagAAGTGGGTTTCCCATTCTATGACATGCCatgagaaaattgttttcttgtggAGAAATAATCTCCATAGACTGAAGGGAAGTCTGCTCTCCCAAGTAAATTGGTGAAAGACTACTTTTAGAAGTGGTAAACTGAGAGATTTATTTCTGTACGATGTCAGTGTGATAGAAAAGAAGTTGTCAGGGCAGGAGAAATGTTCTGAAAGTGTCATTAtgagctttattttttccttatactTTCTagtaataaagtttttctttgtaaCCTTCTAAGTTTGAccctgttttgccttcctcctaatcctatctcacagcaagaaatgagtaaataattctaaTTAGTACAGTGGCAATTTGACCAATGCTTAATCCACAACAACACATCCAAAAGAATTCCTCTGAGACTTGCAGTCTTACCTTTCCAGACTTCCATTCTtaaagaagggagagagaaaagtcTGTGATGATAATATCCCCTTTAAAaacctctctctccttttctgtttgaGTCCTCCAGAGATGATTTAGCCCACCTGGCCCTCAGCTGACTGACAGCACTCTTGCAATTGCAGCTTTTTGCTCATGGATGAGAAGACAGGACTTGGCTTAAAATTAGCAGATTTGACTTTTTTAGCAGTTTTGTTAAAAGGCAGGTCTTAAGTCCATTTCACAAATCTGATCCCCTACAGAAGACAGGTAAGACAAGAAAGAAGttgcaggcagccaggctgagaTGTGACAGAGGATATATCAGCTGTGAAATCTGCATATGCTCCTGTGCATCTGATCCCTGTTTGGCAGCCACCCCTAGGAAAAAGCAAAGGGCAATTCCCTTGGTTTTTCCACCCATTTagctctgtccctctcctccctggcagTCAGGAAGTTGTCAGGAGGGCCCTGGTAGCTGTTGACCCATCCTGTCAGCAAGATTTAAGGATGCTCAACTCCCTCCTTTCCGTCTCAAACcctcacaggagctgctcaaTTTAGGCACCACAGGCAGGGGCTCCAAGACACTGCACAGGCCTTGCCTGCCCTTTTGCAGACCTGGCTACCAAGACTTATGCACCTACTCAGGCCCTCAACAATACTTTCATTCTACCTTTTCATAAAGGTAAGGCTACAATCAATGATACACAGAAAGAGCCCATAGGATGTAGCTGATAAAACCAGGATGTGGATAGATTGTACCAGTCTTCAGAAAAGCACTGAAGGGGAAGTGGGCATgggggaggaggcaggaatTGAATATTTGCTGACAATTGCTTGTGGACCACCACAAAAATTATCACagacaatgaaataaaagcagatgtGGAAACTAGGCTAGTGCTGCTGGGGGTCACCTAGACCGGTGACATTCTTGACTTACTACTGGTAATGGGATGGCAGAGAGAAGCAAGTCTGAACTGTTGAACCTGCACACAAAGCTATGCTCAAACAGATAAAAAATGATTTTAGACCAGATGAGTttggatttttgcattttaataagTCTTTGGATTAATTATCACGTCAGTTGCTAGCAGTTCTTAATTACACTTGTGGCAAAAGCTGGACAGTGACCAAGGACTCCATGTCTTCCTTGAGCTCTTCCTAACAGCACCTCTGTTGTAGAATATCTTTCTTTCCGTTTATGAATTGGGCAATACTGAAGTAATCAGCAATAATATCGGAAATGATATCCCAGCTGGCAAGACCAATACCAACAGCAGCTACAAGAGGAACAgagactgaaagagaaaaactgtACAGAGCAAAAAGACCTAACAGAAAGGAATAACCGGCAGCTCCAAATACATCCATCACTGGAGAAGAATTGAAACGGAGATTTGCAAGTGCTCTCATGACCTGTAAAGGGAAAGTAAAACTCACGCTAGAAACATGATGAGCATTTAAATTTACGATCCCTGAGAATGATAACTGAGAACAGGCATAGATAATCAGGGAGTCACATGTGCCCCATAAGCTAAAGTGGTAACACCCAGGTTTGTAGCCCCAGGAGGTGTCACTCAGTGGCAGGGCACTGTcaggtgcaggcagagcagagtgccCCTCCAGGtgcaggggctctgggcaggcagaggcagcgCTGGTTTGGAGCCCAcgcctggcactgggctgtgcccatgcaggctgcaggctgtgtcccagtgcccggctcacagccagcagccaggagctgctctgggagcaccagggCTCACCCTGGGCCACTCACCTGCTCAGACACTGCCTCTCCATAGCGGACCTCCGTCACAAAGTGCTCACAATTCTGGTAGAACAATTGATACAGCACAACCTTGCCAATCTGGCTCTCAGCACGCCGGATGATCTCCTCCACAGGGAAAGGCTTGCGGTAGGGGTCATACTTGTTGTTGACACGCCAGTTATCCTTTCCAGCAGTCTCCTCCAGGAGCTCTTTCTTCACTTCCACCTTTCTAGTGACTAGTTTCACACTGCCGGCTGACATGGGTGGAGAATTTTCATCTGTGAAAGGCAGTGATGAGATAAGGCAGACAGGCAAACCTTCTCTGGGCCCTCCAAACCCTGACATGACTTTTGGACTGCACCTGGAAACCTCATTTACGTACACAGGATCTACATGGAGCAGCACTTGGAGGTAGAGAGGGCTCCTGGGGTACCTAAACACCCCTCTGCATCCAACAAGGCTTAACCAGCCTTACCTATGGGTGTCACATGGATGACATATCCATCACCCACGTAGAGGGCCCAGTGATCATAATATTCCCGTTTGATCTCAATCAGGTCACCAGGGATGGGGTCATCCTCATCGTCTCCGATATCAAGAATGTGCAACATACCATTTACAAAAGCCCTCAGCTGGAAAACACATAGTAAATTCTCAGCATAAAATTCATTTTACTATTTGAGAAAGTTAAGGTTAAAATCAGCTTTCCATGGAAACAGACAATAGGATATAGCTGATAAAACCAGGATGAGGAAGAAAGCCTGCACCAGTCAGCAGCAAAGTGGAGGAGATGGCAGtgtaaggaaaggaaaatttgctttcaaaagaaagaCTGCACCAGTCAGCAGCAAAGTGGAGGAGATGGCAGtgtaaggaaaggaaaatttgctttcaagCGCTTGCAGACTACCACAAAAATCATCATTGACAAAAGGTAAAAGCAGATGTGACAAACAGCTCAGTACTGCTGGGGATCACCTTGAATTGATGATATGCTAGGTATTTCTTAATGGGATGGCAGGGAGAAGCAAGGCCAGAATGCTGAAGTTGCACTTAAAGCAGTATTCATATAGAAGAAGATTCTATGCACGATGAGTTTGGGTATTCATGTTTTATTAAGgctttaatttaattctttatcTAGGGGTGGCAAAAGGAAGGCAGAGACCCCGTGCAGACAGGAAATCCCAGCCTTTCTCAGACCTTTTCATGATGGCCCATCAGcactctctttctctctggaTTTCACCCCAGAAAGCCCACTCACACAGTGCAGGCAACAGCACAGATCCTACTGGCAGCATGTGAAGAATTACTATCTTAGCACataaagggaaagcaaaagtcAGGCTGGAAACACGAGGAGCACTTTCATTTAGCTTCAGGTATGGTAATGGAAAATAGGCAGCAATAAATCCAACAAGACTTAACCAGCCTTACCTATAGGTGTCACATGGATGACATATCCATCACCCACGTAGAGGGCCCAGTGATCATAATATTCCCGTTTGATCTCAATCAGGTCACCAGGGATGGGGTCATCCTCATCGTCTCCGATATCAAGAATGTGCAACATACCATTTACAAAAGCCCTCAGCTGGAAAACACATAGTAAATTCTCAGCATAAAATTCATTTTACTATTTGAGAAAGTTAAGGTTAAAATCAGCTTTCCATGGAAACAGACAATAGGATATAGCTGATAAAACCAGGATGAGGAAGAAAGCCTGCACCAGTCAGCAGCAAAGTGGAGGAGATGGCAGtgtaaggaaaggaaaatttgctttcaagCGCTTGCAGACTACCACAAAAATCATCATTGACAAAAGGTAAAAGCAGATGTGACAAACAGCTCAGTACTGCTGGGGATCACCTTGAATTGATGATATGCTAGGTATTTCTTAATGGGATGGCAGGGAGAAGCAAGGCCAGAATGCTGAAGTTGCACTTAAAGCAGTATTCATATAGAAGAAGATTCTATGCACGATGAGTTTGGGTATTCATGTTTTATTAAGgctttaatttaattctttatcTAGGGGTGGCAAAAGGAAGGCAGAGACCCCGTGCAGACAGGAAATCCCAGCCTTTCTCAGACCTTTTCATGATGGCCCATCAGcactctctttctctctgtatttCACCCTAGAAAGCCCACTGGCACAGTGCAGGCAACAGCACAGATCCTACTGCCAGCATGTGAAGAATTGCTATCTtagcagacaaagaaaaagcaaaactcaggCTGGAAAGATGATGAGCACTTTCAATTAGCTCCAGGTATGGTAATAGAAAATACACAGTGATAACCAGAGCAAGTATATCAATGAGAGATGTGCCCCATCAGCAGAAGGGGTAACACCCAGGTTTGCACCCCCAGGAGGTGTCACTCAGTGGCAGGGCACTGTcaggtgcaggcagagcagagtgccCCTCCAGGtgcaggggctctgggcaggcCAGAGGCAGCGCTGGTTTGGAGCCCAcgcctggcactgggctgtgcccatgcaggctgcaggctgtgtcccagtgcccggctcacagccagcagccaggagctgctctgggagcaccagggCTCACCCTGGGCCACTCACCTGGCCACCATAGCGGAGTTTTGTCACAAAGTGCTCAATGTTGCTGCAAAACACATCATCTGGCAGGTTCTTGCTAATGCAACCCTCAGCACGCCGGATGATCTCCTCCACGGGCAGTGGACTGCGGTATTTGTCATACTTGTTGTTGACAGCCCAGGCATCATTTCCGGCCACCTCCTTCAGGAGCTCCCTCATAACAGTTCTGATGACTATCATCCCATTGCGGGTTGACATGGTTGGGACTTTTTGGTCTGGGAAGCACAGGAAAAGATAAGGGAGACAGGCAAACCTTCTCAGGCCCCACCAAAACTTCACATGGCTTTTGGACTGCTCCTGGAAACCTCATCTACACACAGAGGGTCCATatggagcagcacctggaggaACAAAGGGCTTCTGTATCTCCCCAACATCCCCTCTGCATTATACTCAGCTTCACCAGCCTTACCTACAGGTGTCAAATGGATGACATATCCATCCCCCACATAGAGGGCCCAGTGATCGTAATATTCCCGTTTGATCTCAATCAGGTCTCCAGGTTTTGGGTATTCCTTGTCATCTCTCATATCAAGAATGTGCAATTCATTACCTACAAACACCCTCCACTGGAAAACACACAGTAAACTCTCAGCAAGAAATTCAGTTTACTATTTGAGAAAGTTAaggttaaaataatttttcctataGAAACAGACAATAGGATATAGCTGATAAAACCAGGATGAGGTAGAAAGACTGCACCAGTCAGCAGCAAAGCACTGGGAGGAGGTGGCAGtgtaaggaaaggaaaatttgctttcaagTACCTGCAGACTACTACAAAAATCATCATTGACAAAAGGTAAAAGCAGATGTGACaaacagctcagtgctgcttggAATCACCTTGAATTAATGATATGCTTGACTTGATATTTCTTAATGGGATGGCAGGGAGAAGCAAGGCCAGAATGCTGAACTTCCACACAAACCAATATTCATAGAAAAGAAGATTGTAGGCACTATGAGTTTGGGTATTCATGTTTTATTAAGGCTTTCACTTAATTCATTATCTAAAGGAAGGCAGAGACCCCGTGCAGCCAGGGAATCCCAGCCTTTCTCAGACCTTTTCATGATGGCCCATCAGcactctctttctctctgtatttCACCCTAGAAAGCCCACTGGCACAGTGCAGGCAACAGCACAGATCCTACTGCCAGCATGTGAAGAATTGCTATCTtagcagacaaagaaaaagcaaaactcaggCTGGAAAGATGATGAGCACTTTCAATTAGCTCCAGGTATGGTAATAGAAAATACACAGTGATAACCAGAGCAAGTATATCAATGAGAGATGTGCCCCATCAGCAGAAGGGGTAACACCCAGGTTTGCACCCCCAGGAGGTGTCACTCAGTGGCAGGGCACTGTcaggtgcaggcagagcagagtgccCCTCCAGGtgcaggggctctgggcaggcCAGAGGCAGCGCTGGTTTGGAGCCCAcgcctggcactgggctgtgcccatgcaggctgcaggctgtgtcccagtgcccggctcacagccagcagccaggagctgctctgggagcaccagggCTCACCCTGGGCCACTCACCTGCTCAGAGACTCCCTCTCCATAGCGGAGTTTTTTCACAAAGCGCTCACAGTTGCTACCAAACGAACAGTATGTCAACTCCTTGCCGATATAAGCTACAGCACATGAGATGATCTTTTCCACTGGGAGAGGAGTGTGGTCCTGATCAGACTTGTTGTTTACACGATATTTATCATTTCCGGCCACCTCCATCAGGAGCTCCTTCTTCACTGTTCTGATGAATACTGGCACCTTGACACCTTTCTTTTTACCCTCCCGTTTACCTGTATATGGAAGGGAGGAAATAAGGCAGGAAGGCAGACGCTCTCTGGCCCCTCCAAGACCTGTGATGGGTGTtctctgctcctggaaaagGGTTCTACATAGAAAGGGTCAAccagcagcccatggagggAGACAGGGCTCCCGGAGCGCACCAAGAAGTCCCCTGCACCTCGCCAGTCTGCAGTAGCCTTACCTATAGGTATCAAGTGTATGACATATCCATCCCCCATGTAGAGGGCCCAGTGATGATGAAGCGGCCGGTCGATCTCTATCAGGTCCCCAGGCTGAGGTTTGCAATTGTCCTGTCCCATCTCAGTTGCGTGCAGTCAGGAGGCGCAGCTGTATGTGGCAGGCTCTGCGCAGGGCAGAGCGCAGCGGGGAGGcgagggctgtgcagggcagctgccGGGAGCGCAGGCACGGGCGGTGTCAGCGGCGGGCCCCGAGGGCAGCGGCTGCCGGAGCGGCGGCCCCGCTCCGCCGGCCccggctcggggggggggggggggggggggggggggggggggggggggggggggggggggggggggggggggggggggggggggggggggggggggggggggggggggggggggggggggggggggggggggggggggggggggggggggggggggggggggggggggggggggggggggggggggggggggggggggggggggggggggggggggggggggggggggggggggggggggggggggggggggggggggggggggggggggggggggggggggggggggggggggggggggggggggggggggggggggggggggggggggggggggggggggggggggggggggggggggggggcccgccggCGCAGGGCGAGGCAGCGAGCGGCCCCGCTGCCGCCAGCGCAGcgcccgagcccgagcccggCCCGGCTGTGTGTCCGGCTGCTGCCGCCGCCCGCGCTGCCCCCGCCCGCCCGCGCTGCCCGCGCTCCCCTCCCGGCCGCGCTCCCTTCGGGGCTCCGCTGCCGCCGGGGCCGGGCCCGCTGCGCTGCCCGAACGCGGCTGCCCGGGGCTGCCCGCGGTGCCCAGCCCGTGCCCGGCCTCTGggcacctccagctgcaggggctgcatcCTGCTGGAGAACGCCCGCTCGCAATTCCCGAGACCCGCTCACCTCAGCACCTGTACCGCTGCTGCCGTGCTCCTGGGCCGCTGCTCCCTCTATAAATTACTTGGAAGAGGCGATTGCGCAATCGGTCATAGGTGCAGAGCCGGATGTCTCGCACCACCCATTCCTACAGCGGAGGCCTCCTTTCCTAGGGCAGTGCCAAAACCACCGGTAGAGTGGAGAACGTCTTCTTGTACCCAAGGAAGTGGGGCCACCACCTCCTTAGGGAGACACTCCATCCCTCTGTCATCCTGCCGCCCAATGATTTGCAACAGCCCTGACCCTGCACCCCATCATTCATCTGGATGTTTTCTTGCGGAACAACAACAAATGGATCATGGTTAAAACCTGGCTTGGCTACCAGCCAAACAGTTGGTACCAAAAGTGGCACAGCATGCTGCAGAGGGATCCCAAATGGCCTCGTGGAAACGCGAAAATCTTTTCGGGAAAAAGCAGTTTGATTGAAACACCGAGAAGGGCAACAGGTTGCACAGTCCTGGGGCTTCCCTGATTTGCACTGAATCTGCCcaggttttcttcctctgatGTGCATCTCATTCACATGGTTGAAATCTCTACAAAAGCCCTTCCATTTAAGGACAGGCAGAGCCCATGCCCCTGACCATAATGAAGGATATTTCTCTTGGGACCTGAGAAAAGAACAGCGTTGACTCTATCCCATGGTAGCTGCAGGTCTTGGGCCTTGCCAATATGTCCTGACAGCGTTGACTCTATCTCATGGTAGCTGCAAGTCTTGGGCCTTGCCAATATGTCCTATGACAGCTCAAAATGCAGCAAGTGATGGTTTGTGCCGCTCCTCCTCAAACTCTCTCCACATGGTTTGTGCAGTGCTTCACCAAATCCTGTCAATGCACTCACAAGGCTCCATGGAAAGGCAGCCTCATAATGAGCAACATCACCCTGACTGTACagagaaggggggggggggggggggggggggggggggggggggggggggggggggggggggggggggggggggggggggggggggggggggggggggggggggggggggggggggggggggggggggggggggggggggggggggggggggggggggggggggggggggggggggggggggggggggggggggggggggggggggggggggggggggggggggggggggggggggggggggggggggggggggggggggggggggggggggggggggggggggggggggggggggggggggggggggggggggggggggggggggggggggggggggggggggggggggggggggggggggggggggggggggggggggggggggggggggggggggggggggggggggggggggggggggggggggggggggggggggggggggggggggggggggggggggggggggggggggggggggggggggggggggggggggggggggggggggggggggggggggggggggggggggggggggggggggggggggggggggggggggggggggggggggggggggggggggggggggggggggggggggggggggggggggggggggggggggggggggggggggggggggggggggggggggggggggggggggggggggggggggggggggggggggggggggggggggggggggggggggggggggggggggggggggggggggggggggggggggggggggggggggggggggggggggggggggggggggggggggggggggggggggggggggggggggggggggggggggggggggggggggggggggggggggggggggggggggggggggggggggggggggggggggggggggggggggggggggggggggggggggggggggggggggggggggggggggggggggggggggggggggggggggggggggggggggggggggggggggggggggggggggggggggggggggggggggggggggggggggggggggggggggggggggggggggggggggggggggggggggggggggggggggggggggggggggggggggggggggggggggggggggggggggggggggggggggggggggggggggggggggggggggggggggggggggggggggggggggggggggggggggggggggggggggggggggggggggggggggggggggggggggggggggggggggggggggggggggggggggggggggggggggggggggggggggggggggggggggggggggggggggggggggggggggggggggggggggggggggggggggggggggggggggggggggggggggggggggggggggggggggggggggggggggggggggggggggggggggggggggggggggggggggggggggggggggggggggggggggggggggggggggggggggggggggggggggggggggggggggggggggggggggggggggggggggggggggggggggggggggggggggggggggggggggggggggggggggggggggggggggggggggggggggggggggggggggggggggggggggggggggggggggggggggggggggggggggggggggggggggggggggggggggggggggggggggggggggggggggggggggggggggggggggggggggggggggggggggggggggggggggggggggggggggggggggggggggggggggggggggggggggggggggggggggggggggggggggggggggggggggggggggggggggggggggggggggggggggggggggggggggggggggggggggggggggggggggggggggggggggggggggggggggggggggggggggggggggggggggggggggggggggggggggggggggggggggggggggggggggggggggggggggggggggggggggggggggggggggggggggggggggggggggggggggggggggggggggggggggggggggggggggggggggggggggggggggggggggggggggggggggggggggggggggggggggggggggggggggggggggggggggggggggggggggggggggggggggggggggggggggggggggggggggggggggggggggggggggggggggggggggggggggggggggggggggggggggggggggggggggggggggggggggggggggggggggggggggggggggggggggggggggggggggggggggggggggggggggggggggggggggggggggggggggggggggggggggggggggggggggggggggggggggggggggggggggggggggggggggggggggggggggggggggggggggggggggggggggggggggggggggggggggggggggggggggggggggggggggggggggggggggggggggggggggggggggggggggggggggggggggggggggggggggggggggggggggggggggggggggggggggggggggggggggggggggggggggggggggggggggggggggggggggggggggggggggggggggggggggggggggggggggggggggggggggggggggggggggggggggggggggggggggggggggggggggggggggggggggggggggggggggggggggggggggggggggggggggggggggggggggggggggggggggggggggggggggggggggggggggggggggggggggggg includes the following:
- the LOC101821901 gene encoding uncharacterized protein LOC101821901; this encodes MGQDNCKPQPGDLIEIDRPLHHHWALYMGDGYVIHLIPIGKREGKKKGVKVPVFIRTVKKELLMEVAGNDKYRVNNKSDQDHTPLPVEKIISCAVAYIGKELTYCSFGSNCERFVKKLRYGEGVSEQWRVFVGNELHILDMRDDKEYPKPGDLIEIKREYYDHWALYVGDGYVIHLTPVDQKVPTMSTRNGMIVIRTVMRELLKEVAGNDAWAVNNKYDKYRSPLPVEEIIRRAEGCISKNLPDDVFCSNIEHFVTKLRYGGQLRAFVNGMLHILDIGDDEDDPIPGDLIEIKREYYDHWALYVGDGYVIHVTPIDENSPPMSAGSVKLVTRKVEVKKELLEETAGKDNWRVNNKYDPYRKPFPVEEIIRRAESQIGKVVLYQLFYQNCEHFVTEVRYGEAVSEQVMRALANLRFNSSPVMDVFGAAGYSFLLGLFALYSFSLSVSVPLVAAVGIGLASWDIISDIIADYFSIAQFINGKKDILQQRCC